The DNA window TCTTCATTCCGCTCACATCATTGACTGACACCAGATAACCACAAAAACGATACAACGGATCGGAATGACTCTTTACCGTTAATGCTTCGTTCGAGTCGCGTTGCGCCTGTAGCAGTTTTTTAGCCTTATTCTGGTCGGCAAATTCTGTTAATAAATGACGGATAATCACCGGCAGTTCACGACTGATTTTCTCCGGTAACTGTGGGTCTTTCTCGGATTCTTTGACCGGAATATTAAACGGAAATATCACCCGCCGCCGTGCTATACCGCCATTGCGCTCTGTAAAACTCATGGGTTCGTTATTGGTGGCTAATACCACGGCTTTGATGATGGTAGAAAACTGCTTCTCATATTTTCCGTCAACTTCAATCAGGTCGCCGCCGGTAATGGCCTTAATGCCTGCGCCTTCACCGACATATTTAACCTGATCGGGCAGCGTAATTAAGCTCTTGCCGACAAACTGATAACGGCCTCTGGCTTCATCCAGCGCTCTCATATTGCCACTGGCGGTATTGTGCTCTCCCGCCAGTAGGGTAGCGATATACGTAAACACACTTTTCCCGCTGCCGCCTTCGCCGGTGACTTCAATAAATAGCTGCCAGTCATAACGGTTTGCCAGAATCATAAACAGGGCAGCTTTGATACGATTCATCTTATTTTCATTCTGCCCCGCCGCATGGGATAACCAGCGATAAAAATCTGGGGCATGATCTGGCAAATTTTCACCAACAGCAGGCTGGGTAAATTCAATGCCGTTATGATTCATTAACCAGTGTTCCGGTTGGTGCGGGGTAAATTGTTGTGTCGATAAATTATACACACCATTACGAAACCCAATTAAATCCTGTCGCTGTTCGCCAATGACCGGAATTTGTAATTTCATGGCACAGATAGCGTTATTGATCCCGTTTGGGCTGTAAGGAGTGTCGTGCTGGTCAAAGATTGCCACCATTGCGCGGCGCAGCACGTTATCTGACAGGGTTTCCCATGTCGTACCGTTATAGTGATAAACGGCTTCACTTTCAGCATGTACCGCGATTTTTTGGTAATGCTCAACCAATAATGCCCCGCGTTGACTGGCTGCCATCTGTGCCAGATTGTTATTAGCCTTTTTGGACTTCGTTTCGTGGATAACTACCGCTTCTGCTTCCATGAGTTTTTTCTCCCCAACCTGATATAATCCGTTGCTGAATGCCTGCTTTGCTACCTCCATGCCGTGATGTTGACGATAATCGTCCCAGTCGGCTTTATATTCCGTTGGTGGTAACGTTACCCATCCATTGATAGCTTTAGCGGCTTTCTCTGCGGCAATTTTGCCCACGTTCTTTTTGAGTTTGCCATTTTTGTCCCGTTCGCCTTGTGTGTGCCAATCATTATCGGCGGCAAGGATAATTTTCGATTCAGGCCACCGCGTTCTGACCAATTCGGCAACATTCAGTAAATTGCTTTCATCAATAGCAGCCAGTATCGCGCCATCATCATGTAACTGGCTGACAGTCAGCGCTGTCGTGTAACCTTCGGTAATGATGATCGTGTCAGGTATTCCGGTTATTTCAGATACCGGAATAACACTTCCTTTCTTCTGTGTACCGGAAACAAGGCGTTTTTCGCCGTTTGGCTTGATAGTCTGAGCACCCGTGATAGTGCCGTCCAGTGTCTGCGTCACCAGCAATAGAGAATTCTGTAATAACCGCTGATTGGGGCATTGCAGCCCCTTTTTCGCCAGATACTGAGATTCTCCCCTTATCGATTTTGCCACCAGCACCACGATCCGTTCCGCAATGGGTTTTACTGTTCTGGGCTGTTCTTTTGCTGGCTTGGGTTCAGATAGCGGCATTGCCAGCACATCAGCAATCTGCTTAGCTGCGACCAGAACAGTGATACCTTTAACTCTTGCCACTAAATCCAATCCATCGCCGTGATTGGGCTGGTCGCACTGGCGACAATGCCAGTCGC is part of the Xenorhabdus cabanillasii genome and encodes:
- a CDS encoding primase-like DNA-binding domain-containing protein translates to MNHWQSLLPACGVDVPVKGKHGACPICGGTDRFHFIDDNHHGDWHCRQCDQPNHGDGLDLVARVKGITVLVAAKQIADVLAMPLSEPKPAKEQPRTVKPIAERIVVLVAKSIRGESQYLAKKGLQCPNQRLLQNSLLLVTQTLDGTITGAQTIKPNGEKRLVSGTQKKGSVIPVSEITGIPDTIIITEGYTTALTVSQLHDDGAILAAIDESNLLNVAELVRTRWPESKIILAADNDWHTQGERDKNGKLKKNVGKIAAEKAAKAINGWVTLPPTEYKADWDDYRQHHGMEVAKQAFSNGLYQVGEKKLMEAEAVVIHETKSKKANNNLAQMAASQRGALLVEHYQKIAVHAESEAVYHYNGTTWETLSDNVLRRAMVAIFDQHDTPYSPNGINNAICAMKLQIPVIGEQRQDLIGFRNGVYNLSTQQFTPHQPEHWLMNHNGIEFTQPAVGENLPDHAPDFYRWLSHAAGQNENKMNRIKAALFMILANRYDWQLFIEVTGEGGSGKSVFTYIATLLAGEHNTASGNMRALDEARGRYQFVGKSLITLPDQVKYVGEGAGIKAITGGDLIEVDGKYEKQFSTIIKAVVLATNNEPMSFTERNGGIARRRVIFPFNIPVKESEKDPQLPEKISRELPVIIRHLLTEFADQNKAKKLLQAQRDSNEALTVKSHSDPLYRFCGYLVSVNDVSGMKMGNKNISPRAPRLYLYHAYLSFMEAHGFERPLTLTKFGESIPKIMLEYRKEYRKVRTKKGYSYNVELSEEAEEWLPSVPECRDFKSPV